One Trachemys scripta elegans isolate TJP31775 chromosome 4, CAS_Tse_1.0, whole genome shotgun sequence genomic region harbors:
- the FUS gene encoding RNA-binding protein FUS, with protein MASNDYSQPATQSYGAYPAPPGQGYSQQTSQPYSQQSYSGYGQSADTSTYGQNSYSSSYGQNQSSGYSTQSTPPAYGTTGYGSSQTSQTSYGQPSSYPSYSQPPAASSTTGSYGSSSQSTSYGQPPSGGYGQQSSYSSQPQSSYGQQPSYNPPQSYGQQSQYSSSSSSGGGGGGSSGSSGYGQDQSSMSGSGGSGGGGYGSQDQSSYGGGQQDRGGRGRGGYGRGGFDRGGRGSRGGRGGMGGGERGGFNKFGGPRDQGPRHDPASEQDNSDNNTIFVQGLGENVTIESVADYFKQIGIIKTNKKTGQPMINLYTDRETGKLKGEATVSFDDPPSAKAAIDWFDGKEFSGNAIKVSFATRRADFNRGGGNGRGGRGRGGPMGRAGFGGGGGGGSGNSGSSGGNRGGFPSGGGGQQRAGDWKCPNPACENMNFSWRNECNQCKAPKPDGPGGPHMGGGGFGEERRGGRGGYDRGGFRGGRGGDRGGFRGGRGGDRGSGFGPGKMDNRGDHRQDRRDRPY; from the exons ATGGCGTCCAACG ATTACAGCCAGCCGGCCACCCAGAG CTATGGGGCCTACCCAGCACCACCGGGACAGGGATATTCTCAGCAAACCAGCCAGCCCTACAGCCAACAGAGCTACAGTGGTTATGGCCAGTCTGCAGACACCTCAACATATGGACAAAACAGTTACAGTTCTTCCTACGGCCAGAATCAAAGCT CTGGCTACAGCACTCAGTCAACACCCCCAGCTTACGGAACAACTGGATATGGCAGCAGCCAGACCTCTCAGACCTCTTATGGGCAACCCTCATCCTATCCTAGCTACTCCCAGCCACCGGCAGCCAGCTCGACAACTGGAAG TTATGGAAGCAGCTCCCAAAGCACAAGCTATGGCCAGCCCCCAAGTGGAGGCTATGGCCAGCAATCCAGCTATAGCAGCCAGCCACAGAGCTCCTATGGACAGCAGCCTTCTTACAACCCTCCACAAAGCTACGGGCAGCAGAGCCAgtacagcagcagtagcagcagcggaGGCGGCGGCGGGGGCAGCAGTGGAT CCAGCGGCTACGGCCAGGACCAGTCATCCATGAGCGGTAGTGGTGGCAGTGGCGGTGGCGGCTACGGTAGCCAGGATCAGAGCAGCTACGGAGGTGGCCAACAAGACCGTGGtggcaggggcagaggaggaTATGGCCGGGGTGGCTTTGATCGTGGCGGAAGAGGCAGCCGTGGCGGTCGTGGAGGCATGGG CGGTGGTGAGCGTGGTGGCTTCAATAAGTTTGGTG GGCCCCGGGACCAAGGACCACGCCATGATCCTG CTTCTGAACAGGATAACTCTGACAACAACACCATTTTCGTCCAGGGACTCGGTGAAAATGTCACCATCGAGTCGGTCGCTGACTACTTCAAGCAAATAGGAATCATTAAG ACAAACAAGAAAACTGGGCAGCCCATGATTAACCTGTACACAGACCGTGAGACCGGGAAGCTAAAGGGGGAAGCCACTGTGTCTTTTGATGATCCCCCATCTGCCAAGGCAGCCATCGATTGGTTTGATG GAAAGGAATTTTCCGGCAATGCCATCAAAGTCTCCTTTGCTACCCGGAGGGCAGACTTCAACCGTGGCGGTGGAAATGGACGGGGTGGCAGAGGCCGTGGAG GGCCCATGGGTCGTGCTGGATttggtggtggaggtggaggAGGCAGTGGCAACAGTGGCTCCAGTGGAGGTAACCGAGGTGGCTTCCCCAGTGGAGGCGGTGGCCAGCAacgtgcaggggactggaagtgCCCTAACCC AGCCTGTGAGAACATGAATTTCTCGTGGCGTAACGAGTGCAACCAGTGCAAGGCACCAAAGCCGGATGGGCCTGGAGGACCACACATGG gaggaggaggatttggggaagagCGCCGTGGAGGCAGAGGGGGTTATGACCGTGGCGGTTTCCGAGGAGGCAGAGGCGGCGATCGGGGTGGCTTCCGAGGAGGCCGAGGTGGAGATCGGGGCAGTGGATTTGGGCCAGGAAAGATGGATAACAG GGGCGACCACAGACAAGACCGCCGTGACAGACCCTATTAA
- the PRSS8 gene encoding prostasin isoform X1 — MGAPLGALICLLLSLGVQETYGQAGTCGSVIMGRIVGGKDAQAGQWPWQVSLNFQSVHVCGGSLISPQWVITAAHCFPPENPIADYEVTLGAFQLTNLLSNITVVGVEQAIKNPGYTDEDSGGDLALVKLKKPVSYTRSIRPICLPSASVSFPSGMMCTVTGWGNVLTSVSLPNPKTLQQLEVPVIGLETCRCLYKISANPTDPHVIQDDMMCAGYAEGKKDACQGDSGGPLSCRVGNAWLLAGVVSWGDACGSPNRPGVYTRTSAHTAWIKQIIPAVEMSDVRVNQEPVSEEGLCPNTTSRPGPYDGVQPHPNWPRPISPNQPLDHATSHILTASLLFFCLLLHVLPAL; from the exons ATGGGGGCGCCCCTGGGGGCGCTGATCTGCCTCCTCCTCAGCCTGG GTGTACAGGAGACGTACGGACAAGCAG GAACGTGTGGAAGTGTAATCATGGGACGGATTGTGGGGGGCAAAGACGCACAGGCCGGGCAGTGGCCTTGGCAGGTCAGCCTGAATTTTCAGAGTGTTCATGTGTGTGGCGGCTCCCTCATTTCCCCCCAGTGGGTGATCACTGCAGCGCACTGCTTCCCACC GGAAAACCCCATCGCCGACTATGAGGTGACGCTGGGAGCCTTCCAGCTGACCAACCTCCTGTCTAACATCACTGTGGTTGGGGTGGAGCAGGCCATCAAGAATCCCGGCTACACGGATGAGGACTCCGGCGGGGACCTTGCGCTGGTGAAATTGAAAAAGCCCGTCTCCTATACGCGTAGCATTCGTCCCATCTGCCTGCCGTCCGCTTCCGTCAGCTTCCCCAGCGGCATGATGTGCACTGTGACTGGCTGGGGGAATGTGCTTACCTCTG TCAGCCTGCCCAATCCCAagaccctgcagcagctggaggtgCCAGTGATTGGGCTGGAGACCTGCCGCTGCCTCTACAAGATCAGCGCCAACCCAACGGATCCCCACGTGATCCAGGACGACATGATGTGTGCGGGCTACGCCGAGGGCAAGAAGGACGCCTGCCAG GGTGACTCCGGGGGACCCCTCTCCTGCCGTGTGGGCAATGCCTGGCTGTTAGCTGGGGTGGTGAGCTGGGGGGACGCGTGCGGGTCCCCCAACCGGCCTGGCGTCTACACCCGTACCTCGGCCCACACAGCCTGGATTAAACAGATCATCCCGGCGGTGGAGATGAGCGACGTGCGCGTGAATCAGGAGCCAGTCTCggaggaggggctgtgtcccaacACCACCAGTCGGCCTGGCCCCTATGACGGCGTCCAACCCCATCCCAACTGGCCCCGGCCAATCTCCCCCAACCAGCCTTTGGACCACGCTACCTCCCACATCCTCACTGCCAGCCTGCTGTTCTTCTGCCTGCTACTTCACGTACTCCCTGCCCTATAG
- the PRSS8 gene encoding prostasin isoform X2 — protein MGAPLGALICLLLSLGVQETYGQAGTCGSVIMGRIVGGKDAQAGQWPWQVSLNFQSVHVCGGSLISPQWVITAAHCFPPENPIADYEVTLGAFQLTNLLSNITVVGVEQAIKNPGYTDEDSGGDLALVKLKKPVSYTRSIRPICLPSASVSFPSGMMCTVTGWGNVLTSVSLPNPKTLQQLEVPVIGLETCRCLYKISANPTDPHVIQDDMMCAGYAEGKKDACQGDSGGPLSCQVGSVWLLAGVVSWGEACGAANRPGVYTRASAHAAWIKETVPEVELSDVSVDLEPVSEEGLCSRAAAHLLAPWLLCWAFLSLVQAG, from the exons ATGGGGGCGCCCCTGGGGGCGCTGATCTGCCTCCTCCTCAGCCTGG GTGTACAGGAGACGTACGGACAAGCAG GAACGTGTGGAAGTGTAATCATGGGACGGATTGTGGGGGGCAAAGACGCACAGGCCGGGCAGTGGCCTTGGCAGGTCAGCCTGAATTTTCAGAGTGTTCATGTGTGTGGCGGCTCCCTCATTTCCCCCCAGTGGGTGATCACTGCAGCGCACTGCTTCCCACC GGAAAACCCCATCGCCGACTATGAGGTGACGCTGGGAGCCTTCCAGCTGACCAACCTCCTGTCTAACATCACTGTGGTTGGGGTGGAGCAGGCCATCAAGAATCCCGGCTACACGGATGAGGACTCCGGCGGGGACCTTGCGCTGGTGAAATTGAAAAAGCCCGTCTCCTATACGCGTAGCATTCGTCCCATCTGCCTGCCGTCCGCTTCCGTCAGCTTCCCCAGCGGCATGATGTGCACTGTGACTGGCTGGGGGAATGTGCTTACCTCTG TCAGCCTGCCCAATCCCAagaccctgcagcagctggaggtgCCAGTGATTGGGCTGGAGACCTGCCGCTGCCTCTACAAGATCAGCGCCAACCCAACGGATCCCCACGTGATCCAGGACGACATGATGTGTGCGGGCTACGCCGAGGGCAAGAAGGACGCCTGCCAG GGAGACTCCGGGGGACCCCTCTCCTGCCAAGTGGGTAGTGTCTGGCTGCTGGCTGGAGTGGTGAGCTGGGGGGAAGCATGTGGGGCCGCCAACCGGCCCGGAGTCTATACCCGCGCCTCGGCCCATGCTGCCTGGATCAAGGAGACCGTCCCAGAGGTGGAGCTGAGTGACGTGAGCGTGGATCTGGAGCCGGTCTCTGAGGAGGGGCTGTGCTCCAGGGCAGCTGCTCATCTCCTGGCCCCctggctgctctgctgggccttTCTGAGCCTGGTCCAGGCAGGGTAA